One region of Vigna angularis cultivar LongXiaoDou No.4 chromosome 10, ASM1680809v1, whole genome shotgun sequence genomic DNA includes:
- the LOC108335543 gene encoding probable calcium-binding protein CML25, which yields MGLRSLFGKKKKLPKTTLSKSSSSSSKSSLSMSLLSSPLPQPPSSLSLLQNHSRAPITVELEYVFRKFDANGDGRISSSELGSMMKCLGQHATEEEVFRMIQDVDCDGDGHINLQEFIELNTKGVDSDEVLENLKEAFSIFDIDGNGSITAEELHMVMASLGDECSIDECRRMIAGVDGDGNGMINFEEFKIMMTGNT from the coding sequence atgGGCCTCAGATCTCTCTTCGGCAAGAAGAAAAAACTGCCCAAGACAACCTTGTCAAAGTCGTCATCGTCATCGTCCAAATCATCGTTATCCATGTCACTGCTTTCATCGCCGCTACCGCAACCACCGTCATCATTGTCACTGCTGCAAAATCATTCACGTGCCCCCATCACGGTGGAGTTGGAATATGTCTTCAGAAAGTTCGATGCAAACGGGGACGGGAGAATCTCGTCGTCGGAACTGGGGTCCATGATGAAGTGCCTCGGCCAACATGCCACCGAAGAGGAGGTTTTCAGAATGATCCAAGACGTTGATTGCGACGGCGATGGGCACATCAATTTGCAGGAGTTCATCGAGTTAAACACCAAGGGTGTGGACTCCGACGAGGTCCTTGAGAATCTCAAAGAAGCTTTCTCCATTTTCGACATCGACGGCAACGGCTCCATCACCGCGGAGGAGCTCCACATGGTCATGGCGAGCCTCGGCGATGAGTGCTCCATCGACGAGTGCCGCAGAATGATCGCCGGCGTCGACGGTGACGGCAACGGCATGATAAATTTCGAGGAGTTTAAGATCATGATGACAGGGAACACATAA